From a single Peromyscus maniculatus bairdii isolate BWxNUB_F1_BW_parent chromosome 4, HU_Pman_BW_mat_3.1, whole genome shotgun sequence genomic region:
- the Nr5a1 gene encoding steroidogenic factor 1 — protein MDYSYDEDLDELCPVCGDKVSGYHYGLLTCESCKGFFKRTVQNNKHYTCTESQSCKIDKTQRKRCPFCRFQKCLTVGMRLEAVRADRMRGGRNKFGPMYKRDRALKQQKKAQIRANGFKLETGPPMGVPPPPPPPPDYMLTPSLHAPEPKALVSGPSTGPLGDFGGPALPMAVPGTHGPLAGYLYPAFSNRTIKSEYPEPYASPPQQPGPPYSYPEPFSGGPNVPELILQLLQLEPEEDQVRARIVGCLQEPAKSRSDQPAPFSLLCRMADQTFISIVDWARRCMVFKELEVADQMTLLQNCWSELLVLDHIYRQVQYGKEDSILLVTGQEVELSTVAVQAGSLLHSLVLRAQELVLQLHALQLDRQEFVCLKFLILFSLDVKFLNNHSLVKDAQEKANAALLDYTLCHYPHCGDKFQQLLLCLVEVRALSMQAKEYLYHKHLGNEMPRNNLLIEMLQAKQT, from the exons ATGGACTATTCGTATGACGAGGACCTGGACGAGCTGTGTCCGGTGTGTGGTGACAAGGTGTCGGGCTACCACTACGGGCTGCTCACGTGCGAGAGCTGCAAG GGCTTCTTCAAGCGCACAGTCCAGAACAACAAGCATTACACGTGCACCGAGAGTCAGAGCTGCAAAATCGACAAGACGCAGCGTAAGCGCTGTCCCTTCTGCCGCTTCCAGAAGTGTCTGACGGTGGGCATGCGCCTGGAAG CTGTGCGAGCCGATCGAATGAGGGGTGGTCGGAACAAGTTTGGGCCCATGTACAAGAGAGACCGGGCCTTGAAGCAACAGAAGAAAGCACAGATTCGGGCCAATGGCTTCAAGCTGGAGACTGGACCCCCGATGGGGGTGCCcccgccgccccctcccccaccggaCTACATGCTAACCCCTAGCCTGCATGCACCCGAGCCCAAGGCCCTGGTCTCTGGCCCATCTACTGGGCCACTGGGTGACTTTGGAGGCCCAGCTCTGCCCATGgctgtgcctggtacccatgggcCTCTGGCTGGCTACCTCTATCCTGCCTTCTCCAACCGCACCATCAAGTCTGAGTACCCAGAGCCCTATGCCAGCCCCCCTCAGCAGCCAGGGCCACCCTACAGCTATCCAGAGCCCTTCTCAGGAGGGCCCAATGTACCAGAGCTCATACTGCAGCTGCTGCAGCTAGAGCCAGAGGAGGACCAGGTCCGGGCCCGCATAGTGGGCTGCCTGCAGGAGCCAGCCAAGAGCCGCTCTGACCAGCCAGCGCCCTTCAGCCTCCTCTGCAGGATGGCTGACCAGACCTTCATCTCCATTGTTGACTGGGCACGAAGGTGCATGGTGTTCAAGGAACTGGAG GTGGCTGACCAGATGACACTGCTGCAGAATTGCTGGAGTGAGCTGTTGGTGTTGGACCACATCTACCGCCAGGTCCAGTACGGCAAGGAGGACAGCATCCTGCTGGTCACTGGGCAGGAG GTGGAGTTGAGCACAGTGGCAGTGCAGGCTGGCTCCCTGCTTCACAGTCTGGTGCTGCGGGCGCAGGAGTTGGTGCTGCAGCTGCATGCACTACAGTTGGACCGCCAGGAGTTCGTCTGTCTCAAGTTCCTCATCCTCTTCAGCCTCG ATGTGAAGTTTCTGAACAACCACAGCCTGGTGAAGGATGCCCAGGAGAAAGCCAACGCTGCCCTGCTGGATTACACCTTGTGTCACTACCCGCACTGTGGGGACAAATTCCAGCAGTTGCTGTTGTGCCTGGTGGAGGTGAGGGCACTGAGCATGCAGGCCAAGGAGTACCTGTACCACAAGCATCTGGGCAATGAGATGCCCCGCAACAACCTTCTCATTGAGATGCTGCAGGCCAAGCAGACTTGA
- the Adgrd2 gene encoding LOW QUALITY PROTEIN: adhesion G protein-coupled receptor D2 (The sequence of the model RefSeq protein was modified relative to this genomic sequence to represent the inferred CDS: inserted 9 bases in 5 codons; substituted 2 bases at 2 genomic stop codons) has translation MLLLPTMHVRLLCPAPTEECPTWNPGPGTKGSEFCLHPQPFLCCYQTETYQQLQDFXSWPXISTVNALANATVVSPSPEPGKSVPLWVNSLFSQAPSLKPLGTLSLDKASSVLSLLERVLAEETDPLGPVALLVILHFLKSMTAXGAKELEPLTKLWEGLGGGFMSVVSLDLEEQSTSEWLSITEIRACDGGTWCGSRSRAAASSQVAGGPRTLVMSVQCLASLMXSQLTSAQPQIHIQHRLAGLSEVMVIYSWLTLSIFQGTLEAPGLEAQVPDGSEKAKAQRFLSTQVRSDILSRGMGTTGELSTAVTFHLQHQAQGSPEKESLLKTXSFVGCGVSLCALVTTFLLFLVAGVPTSELTTIHKNLTLSLASAEGFLMPVACVAVTAAMHLLFLVSFSWMQMEGLLLWSKVVAVSMCPGPRMRLLNLGGMAXGHFLLPVAIVAITLALYPHDFXGHWWLNVHTDAIWAFLEPVLFNLHANTCILVQVVMVTVSSTHHHAHMLNPQPGMQQKIRFQMWAMVKLVLALLTALGLTWLVGLLVHLSPTWASAAVGLNSFQVFLGPGHVEWGFGTLQLKSGFFSALFLVPVGMVL, from the exons CGCCCACAGAGGAGTGCCCCACGTGGAACCCAGGACCGGGCACCAAGGGCTCTGAATTCTGCTTGCACCCACAGCCCTTTCTCTGCTGCTACCAAACAG AGACCTATCAGCAGCTTCAGGACTTCTAGTCATGGCC GATCAGCACAGTCAATGCTTTGGCCAATGCCACTGTGGTAAGCCCATCCCCGGAGCCTGGAAAGTCTGTGCCGTTGTGGGTCAACTCCCT CTTCTCCCAAGCCCCCTCTCTGAAGCCCTTGGGGACCCTGTCCTTGGACAAGGCTTCTAGTGTCCTGAGCCTCCTGGAGAGAGTCCTGGCAGAGGAGACAGATCCCCTGGGGCCTGTTGCCCTGCTGGTCATCCTGCACTTCCTGAAAAGTATGACTG CTGGAGCTAAGGAGCTGGAGCCGCTGACCAAGCTctgggagggacttggaggaggCTTCATGTCTGTGGTCAGCCTGGACCTGGAGGAGCAATCAACCAGTGAGTGGCTGTCCATCACCGAG ATCAGGGCCTGTGATGGTGGGACCTGGTGTGGGAGCAGGAGCAGAGCTGCAGCGTCCTCCCAGGTGGCTGGTGGGCCTAGGACCCTGGTGATGAGCGTGCAGTGCCTGGCATCCCTGAT ATCTCAACTGACTTCTGCACAGCCTCAAATTCATATCCAGCATCGCCTTGCTG GCCTTTCTGAAGTCATGGTCATCTACAGCTGGCTCACCTTGAGCATCTTCCAGGGCACCCTGGAGGCACCTGGTCTAGAGGCCCAGGTCCCTGATGGCTCAGAGAAGGCTAAGGCTCAGAG GTTCCTAAGCACCCAAGTGCGGTCAGATATACTCTCCCGAGGTATGGGCACTACTGGGGAGCTGAGCACAGCTGTGACCTTTCACCTGCAGCACCAGGCCCAG GGAAGTCCTGAAAAGGAGTCACTGCTAAAGAC GTCATTTGTGGGCTGTGGCGTGTCCCTATGTGCTCTTGTCACCACGTTCCTGCTCTTTCTGGTGGCTGG GGTCCCCACCTCTGAGCTGACCACAATTCATAAGAATCTCACTCTTTCCCTGGCCTCTGCTGAAGGCTTCCTCATGCCA GTGGCCTGTGTGGCTGTCACAGCTGCCATGCATCTTCTCTTTCTGGTTTCCTTCTCCTGGATGCAAATGGAGGGACTACTGCTATGGAGCAAGGTGGTAGCTGTGAGTATGTGCCCGGGCCCCAGGATGAGGCTGCTCAACCT TGGTGGCATGGCCTAAGgccattttctccttcctgtggCCATTGTGGCCATCACCCTAGCACTGTACCCCCATGACTT TGGACACTGGTGGCTCAATGTGCACACAGATGCCATCTGGGCCTTTCTGGAGCCTGTGCTATT CAACCTCCATGCCAACACCTGCATCCTGGTCCAAGTGGTGATGGTCACTGTGTCCAGCACCCACCACCATGCACACATGCTAAACCCACAGCCTGGCATGCAGCAGAAGATCAGGTTCCAGATGTG GGCCATGGTGAAGCTGGTGTTGGCCCTGCTAACTGCCCTGGGCCTGACTTGGCTGGTTGGCCTCCTAGTGCATCTTAGCCCAACCTGGGCCTCTGCTGCTGTGGGCCTCAATTCCTTCCAGGTATTTCTAGGCCCTGGCCATGTAGAATGGGGCTTTGGCACACTGCAACTCAAG TCTGGCTTCTTCTCTGCTCTGTTCCTGGTTCCTGTGGGCATGGTGCTATAA